TCAGCCGGCTTTGCCAGTAGGAAAACATCGTTTCGTCGCCGCGGCCGGGCAGTACGGCGTCGCCTTCGAGCCGGTAGGTGCGGATGGCGTCCAGCGGGCGGAGCAGTCCGTAGAGGAACGAGGTGATGTTGAGGTGCCGTTGGGCGTATTCGAAATCGGCGTCGGTGAAACTCGCCGGGTCGATGCGTTTGAAGACGATTCCCGTGTAGGCCGTAAGGGCCGGGATCGCCGCATCGTCGTCGCCGTGGAAGCGGCCGTAGCGCAGGCGGTTTTCGGCGGCGATACGGCGGTTGACGCGCAGGAGCCGGGCCAGTTCGTCGGTCGGGAGCGTCGCCAGCCCGGCGGCCAGTTCGGAGGCCTCGCTGCGGTAGGCGGGCCGGGTCGTGCGGGGCGTCGGGACGGAACTGCGCTCCGTCATCGTCTTGGCGCAGGAGAGAAGCAGCTGCATGGCGTTCGGGCGTTAAGCTACGGAGCAGGGGATGCCGAGCGCTTCGACGCGCGCGGCGATGGCCTGCAACTCCTCTTTGGTGACTTTTTCGAGCGTCGGGCAGGGGGTGTCGCGGTCGAGCGAGTAGACCATCACCTGCCGCGGGCGGATTTCGGCGACGAGCCGGAGCCAGGCCGAGACTTCCTCTTCGGTGGTGTTGTCGACGGGCTGTCCGCCGCACTCCCCGCGCAGGAACATCGTTTGCAGAATCATGCGCCCGTCGAAGCGTTTCATCGCTTCGACGATGCCCCGCACCGTGTAGGACGCGCTTTGCGGGTTGTTCATCCGCCGCACCGTCGCGTCGAACGCCGAATCGAGTTTGAGGATGTTGTTGTCCACGCGCAGCAGGGCGCGGCGGACGCTGTCGCGGTGGATCTGCGTGGCGTTGGAGAGCACCGAGACCTTCGCCGCGGGGCACAGCGCGTCGCGCAGGGCGATCGTGTCGCCGATGACGGCTTCGAAATCGGGGTGCATGGTCGGTTCGCCGTTGCCGGCGAAGGTGATCACGTCGGGCGGCGTGGAGTCGGCCACCATGCGCCGCAGGGTGGCTTCGAGCTGCGTGCGCACGTCCTCGCGGCTGTTGAAGCGTCGTCCGCCCGGGTGCTCGGCATTCCAGCCGCACTCGCAGTAGATGCAGTCGAACGAGCAGAGTTTCGAGGAGAGCGGGAGCAGGTTGACTCCCAGCGAAAGGCCCAGTCGCCGCGAATGCACCGGGCCGAAGATAATGTCGTGAAATAGCGCTGTCATGGTGCGAAATTAAGAATTAAGAATTAGGAATTCAAAATTAATTCCTAATTTTACCAAAATACCGTTTTATGAAATTCAAATTCGGACTTTTGCCGCGCGTCGTGCTGGCCATTGCGCTGGGCGTCGCCTGCGGATTCTTCCTCCCCGGCTGGGCGACGCGCATCGCGCTGACCTTCAATGCGATTTTCGGGCAGTTTCTGGGATTCGCCATTCCGCTGCTGATTCTCGGGCTGGTGGCTCCGGGCATCGCCGATCTGGGCCGGAACGCCGGGCGTCTGCTGGCCCTGACCGCCGCGCTGGCCTATGCCTTCACGCTCTTTTCGGGGTTCGGGACCTATCTGACGGGGCGGCTTCTCTTTCCGGCGCTGCTCGAAGGCTCCGCCGCCGTATTGCCCGAGGAAGGGGCGGCCCTTGCGCCCTATTTCACGGTCGAAATGCCTCCCGTGATGGGTGTGATGTCGGCGCTGGTCCTCGCCTTCGTGCTGGGGCTGGGCATGGCCTATATCCGTTCGGTGACGCTCAAGGCGGCGATGGACGATTTCAAGCGGATCATCGAGCTGGTGATTCTGCGCGTCATCATTCCGCTGCTGCCCTTCTACATTTTCGGCATCTTTCTGTCGATGACCCAGTCGGGGCAGGTGGCCGGGGTGCTGGACGTCTTCGTGAAACTGATCGCGGTGATCTTCTGCATGACGGTCGTGCTGCTTCTCGTGCAGTTCTCCGTCGCGGGGCTTGCGGCGCGTAAAAATCCGCTGAAGATGCTCCGCACGATGCTCACCGCCTACATGACGGCCCTCGGAACGCAGTCGTCCGCCGCGACGATCCCCGTGACGCTGGCCCAGACCGTGAAGCTCGGCGTGCGGCCCGAACTGGCGTCGTTCGTCGTGCCGCTGTGCGCCACGATCCACCTCTCGGGTTCGATGATGAAGATCACGGCCTGTGCGCTGGCCGTGTCGATGATAGCCGGGCTGGACATTCCGGCGTCGACCTTCGCGGGGTTCATCCTGCTGCTGGCCGTGACGATGGTGGCGGCTCCGGGCGTGCCGGGAGGGGCGATCATGGCGGCGCTGGGACTGTTGGAGTCGATGCTCGGTTTCGACGAGACCCTCGCGGGGCTGATGATCGCCACCTACATCGCCATGGACAGCTTCGGAACGGCGACCAACGTGACGGGCGACGGCGCCGTGGCGGTGATCGTCGATGCGATCGACCGGCGGCGTTGAAAAACTCCGTTCCCGGGCCGCCGTCGGCGGCCCTTTTCCTTATTTAGGACTGAAATAAGTATAAATAGGTATAAATTTGAAAATTTGCATCCAATGTATTGTTAATCATATAGTTGTGCTTTTGTGTCTTTGTTTCGAGTAACAAACTGGTAACAAAAATATCTAATTTCAATGATTTTTTCACAAATATAAGATATTAATACATAGATTCTTACAAATCCTCAACCTTGACTGGTCGGGGATTTTTTGTTGCAATTTTTTAATCAAAAGCAAAAACCGATGATATACTATATATAAATATTAATTAAAAATTAAAATTTCATAAATATGAGAACAGAATTACAAACTGAACTACAAGAGATTAAACAATTGTTGTTGTTGAACAACAAAACCGTATTGACACCCGACGAAGTATCGTTGATGTACGGATTGAGTAAAGACTACTTGTATCACCTGACCAGTGAACGGGTGATCCCGTTTCATAAACCGAACGGCAAAAAAATTTTCTTCGACAAGGAGGAGGTAGAGAATTGGTTGTTGCAGAACCGACAGGATACCGTCGAAGAAACACAGCAAAAAGCAACGTTGTACAATTTGAAAAATAAGGGAGGAGTACGATGACGAATATATATTATAAATCAACGTATCGAACGACCATGACGAACAACATCAATATCATGCAGTGGATTTGTACCGGGAATTACTCGATGACCTCCGACGAATCCGTTGCACATATTAATATTGTTTTTAATACAAAATATTTGTTTGAATCATGTTCGATACTATCAATATAAATCTTAAATCGATTGATACCCACCAATTGAATTTTGTCAAGACGGTTACTCGTGATCTGAATGTCGATACAACCACATCCCGATATGGAACCACATATACCTCCCATATTGACAACCTGACTATCCGAACAACGACACAAGGAGTATCCATCGGCAACGGCAGTCTTTGCAAGTTCCTTTACGGGAACAATATTGTCAACTTTACGAGGACTGACACCCGACTTGCATTTGAAAAATTGTCTGACACGTTGCATATCTCGTTGAACAATGCAACCGTTTCCCGGATGGATGTTGCATACAATTTCGATGTTACCTATCCTCCGGAATCTTATTTCTATCATTTGGGGAACTTACCTTACTACAAACGTTTGGAACAGATGTTCTACAAGGGGGTCGAAGGATTGTATTACAGTTCGGTCTCCGACAAAAAACAATTGGTGTTCTACGACAAGATCAAGGAAACAACCAATCGCAAAGATTACGTTCCACCGGAATATCAAAACAAAAATTTATTGCGGTATGAACTTCGTTTGAAAAATCGCATCAAACAAATTTTCAAAGTGAACAAGGTGACTGTTCCGATGTTGTATGATGTCGAATTTTACAATCGAATTGTCGATTACTGGAAATCGGAATACCGAAAGATTGTCAAGCAAAATGAATATGAGATCGACATTACCGATTGCAAAGGGATTAGAGACTTGAACAAAATCGGAATATTATTGTTGGTCGAACAACAGGGAGGGATGAACGAGTTCTTCAAAAAATTGGACCAACAATACAACACAGGGAGACTGGATAAACGACAACGTTCGGAAATCAAACGTCAAACCAAAGAATTGATGCAAAACAATTCGATAGGAGTAGTCCGTAGTCCTCTTATCGAGGAGTTGAATACACTCGTTGAGGGGGTGTAAACAAATATACAATTACAAGAAAAACCGAGAAAAATCAATCATTTTTTGACGAATTTTTCTCGGTTTTTCAATTGATTTTTGTTGTGAATATCAATTCAAAAAATGAAACGAATTGGAATTGCTATTGATATTCACTTGTAGATTACATTTGTTTGATTATCGGTACGTTCGGTTGTGAAAACGATGATGTTTCACAGAATCGTTTTCCATAAGATGTAATTGTCAATTCTATTTATAGACAATTTGAGTATGTACGTCTTTGGTTAAATTTTCAATAAACTGACCGGTCTTAAAATATAATGTAAGGTTCGGATTGTTATCGCAAGTCAAACTTTCCAAATTCGGACATCCACTCACATCCAAAGTTGTAAGTGCATTATAACGACAATCGATGTCTGTTATATTGATACAACCTTCTATATTAAGTTCTGGTATCTCATTGGTATAACAAATAATAGAATTCAATTGAGTGCAATTATTCAGAGATAAGGTTTTCAATTTGTTGTCTGGGACATATATCTGTTCTAATTTAATACAATTGCTTGCATCTAATGATGTTATAAGAGACCATCTACAATCAATATGTTTTATTGTTTTATTTACTTTTAATGATTTTAAATATTTTGGACTTCCATATGAACTTCCACATTGCAATATAGCCAAATTAATACACTGACTAACATCTAATGAAGTTATTGGATTGTCAATACAACCAAGAGTTGTTAAATTCTTACAATCTTTAACGTCCAATGATGTTACTTGATTCTTAAAAAAATATAATACTTTAAGGTTGAGAAATTGTTTGATTTCATCTAATGATTCGATTCCCATGTTATTACAATTGATGGAAATAATTTCATTTGCTTCTGATTGACTGATAGAACCATTGCCATCTTTATCAAAATTTGCAAGGATATACTCCTCAAATTTAGAATCTTTGAACTGGATGTATGGTTCAACTTTTACGGAAAACAAGAACATGACAAAACTCTTGGAGTCCGTACCCATTGCAGTAATTGCAATTTCACCACTCTCTTCTGCAAAAGTATTCTCTTGGGGAGGTGCAATAACAGTCATTATATCACCAAGAACAGAAACTTTCCATCCGTCAGGTTTCGAGATTGAAATTTTAGCAATATTGTTCTGTACAATATCAAACGTTCTTGTTTCCCCGTATTCGAATGATTGTTCTGCCGAAACTCCTATTACCGTGAAAGATACACCTTTGGATAAGGGAATGGATACCGTTTTTCCATCGGTGAATGTAAAATACACGAAATTATCGTCATAACGGACATTGTTGAAGAAAGAACTACCGTCAACCCCATCTTTACCGTCTGTTCCATCCTGTCCGATTGCTTTTACATCTTCTCCGTTTGCATCTTTCAGTCTCTGAACACCATTCCCCATGTCGATTGTCCAATATCCTTCGGAATCGACACCCAAAATCGGAGTAATACCATCTTTGCCGTTTTCTCCATCAGAACCATCCTTACCATCGGTTCCATTCAAGGATTCCAGCCATTCTTCGATGGTTCCGGAATATCCTTTCTCGACTGCCAGTTCGTATGCAGATTTGCCATTCGATCCATCTTGTCCGTCGGAACCATTCGATCCTTTCAATGATTCCAACCACTCGTCCAATGTCCCCTCATATCCTTTTTCAACAGCAAGTTCATATGCAGATTTCCCTTCGGAACCTGAACCTTTCAATGATTCCAACCACTCCTCCAATGTCCCCTTATAACCTTTTTCAACTGCAAGATCATATGCAGTTTTGCCATCTACTCCGGAAACTTTCAGTTTGTTTCCATCGTTATCCAACAACCAAGTCTTGTTTCCATTGGTTGTGATTGTCCAATAATAGATACCTTCGTAGATGTCAATACCGATAATATGGGAATCTTTGCCATCGATTCCGTCCTTGCCATGTTTAATGGTAATGGTATTCCCTTTTGCAAAAGTGATTGTATATCCACTCTTGTCTGCAAGTTCTTCTATTTTGACAATGTAATCCCTTGCATTGATTGCATCGACAATACTCTGAATTGAACCGATGTCCGAGTTCATAGTCTGTACCGTTTTCTCCAAGGATGCAATCCGATCTTTCAGATCGTTGACATTTTGCCACAGTTTACTGTCTTCATACTCATCACTGCAACTTGCAAATAACAATGTGGCAATACAAAATACCGATAGAATTTTTTTCATAGCAACTATTGTTTGAATTGGTTGAACATTCAAATTGTAGTTACCATTCAACTCCCAAATGGTGGATTCAATCAAAAAAGAAAGTGTGGAGTTATTTGTTTATCTGACAGGAGGTTCTGACAAAACCCGAATACAAATAAACAATACCCCACACTTGAATAGTATATATCCGAACGATACATAGCTATACAAGTGATGAGTGTTATTGTTATCCTTGTATTCTTGAAAACTGTCAGATTTCCTGTCAAGGATAAAAGCAAAACACTTTCATCAATAATATGTTGTTCCCACGGGAACACCACAAAGCTATAAAAATGTTTGCTAATATCAATACACTCAACGGGGTATTGCAGAACAAATTTAACCCGAATATTCCAAAAAATCACTATTTTACTTTCAGTATCTTCTCTGTATGTTTCCGGTTTTTCGTTCGATAAATACAAAAAAACGAATTTACCTATGGATTTTCCTACTTACAAAGTCACCGAACGAACTTATCGATACGGAGTTCGTATCCCCGATTCCAATTTCTTCGATTATCTGGTCAGTACCTATGATCTCATCGTCGATAAAGATGGCAAAATCTCCCCCTACGATACTTTACGAATTACGAAGATAGATTGTTCCCACCGAGGGATCGAGTCGTTTGCAGGGATCGAATCGTTCCCGAATCTGACCTATTTGAATTGCGGATGGAATCCCGTCAAAAAACTCGAATTACGGAATCACTATAAACTGAATTATTTGTTTTGTCCCGGATGTGAATTGTCCCACCTCGATATAATGTTGTGTCATTTCCTTACGGTTCTGAATTGCAGGTTCAATCGTCTCCGAACTTTGAATCTCGACTATTGTTATTCCCTACGATTTTTGTCATGTTGCAACAATTTACTTAAAACACTCGATGTCACACCTTGTTCCGACTCGATACGGGTCAACTGTAACGACAATCCCGGTCTTTTTGAGATAATACACCAGGTTCAACAAAGATCAATATAGGACAGGGATGCTATTGACTGCTTCTCGTTTCGTTTTGTCAACGACCTTTGCATATTGCATGGTGGTTCCGATATCGGTATGTCCCAATATCTCCTTGACGGTATAGATGTCAACCCCGGAATTCAGCAACAGAGTTGCGCAGGTGTGTCTTGCACAATGAAATGTGATGTGTTTGTCGATACCGGAATCCGATACCCACTTTTTCAATACTTTGCGAATTGTCGATTCCTTCGGTAGATCGAAAACCGAATCTGTCTCTGTATTCTCTCTCTTGGAAGGAAGAACCGATATTGCGTTTTCGGACAAAGGAACGTAATTCTCAATTTTTGTTTTTTTCTGCCGAAAGTTGATATAGGTTTCATTATTGGTCGTCACCACCTCTTTCCATATTAGTTTTTGAACATCCGAAATTCGTAATCCGGTAAAACAGCAAAACAAAAATGACCTCTTGACCATCTCTTTCGGACATGGGGTTTGAATCAATCTCTTCAACTCTTCTTCCGTCAGGTGTTCCTTGTGGGGTAGAACCATTCGGGGAGGATCGACCGATTTGGTCGGATCGGATGTCACCAGTTCATCCTTGATTGCCTGATGGATGATTATTTTGAGACTGGTGTAAATGTTGTGTTGGGATGATGATTTCAATACCTCACCACTTGTCCTTGCAATTGCTGTCGACAGGTATTGTACGAATCCTTTAACATAACGGATGTCAATATCTTGCAGTGCAATCTTATCCCCATGATATTTTGTCAAATGGTAAACCAGAGTGTCGAAAGTTCCCTTGATTCCGATTCTTCCCTGTTTCAGTTTGTTTGCGGCAACCAGTTGTATATACTCTATCAGATTGACATCCGGTTTTTCCGTTGCAAATCCGTATTTGTTGTTGAACAGTTCGATCGTTCTCCGGGATTTGATTGCAATTGCCAGTCGGAGTGTTTGTTCGTTTTTGAGTCGGTCTGCTTTTGTCCGTTCCGGAATGAGATACAGACGCAAAAATTCGTACCGACGTTTTCCTTTGAAATAAATGTCGAGGTAGAGGGATTCTCCTGATTGGGTTGCTTTCCTGCGTAATCTTATGACTTCTTTTTCTTTCATATGCCATTATTTTAAAATTCATAGATTATATTCGAGGAAAAACAAAACGATTCGATTCTGCCGCAACTTTTTTCGATTTTTCGAGTAACAAGCAAGTAACAAGCAAGTAACAAGCAAGTAACAAAACGAGGGAACCATTGAGTAACAAACGAGTAACAGAATGCAACCAAAGAAGAGCAAACAAAGACCGTCTTTCAGCAGGTTGTCTGTTGATTCATAAAATATTGACATTGAATTGTTGCCGGTTTCTGCCCATGTATGTTTGTGGATGTGCTGCCGGGATTCTTCGGAAAATAAGTATAAATGCGTATCCTTGTGGAATAAAAAACGGCTACTTTTGAATGCCGATTCCGTTTTATGTATACTTTTGTGCGTCCAAAACGGAAAAAAGAGACATAAACTCATAATTACAAGACAAATATGGTTGATATTTTTGCACGCCTCGAGAAAAATGCGGGCGGACCGATCGGTCAGTACATGTCGTACGCCCACGGTTATTATGCCTTTCCCAAACTCGAAGGCGACATCGGTCCCCACATGGTTTTCCGGGGCAAGAAGATGCTCAACTGGAGCCTGAACAATTACCTCGGACTGGCCAACCACCCCGAAGTGCGCAAGGCCGACGCCGAAGGCGCCGCGCAGTTCGGCATGGCGGCCCCGATGGGCGCCCGCATGATGAGCGGACAGACCGTTTACCACGAGCGTCTGGAGCGTGAGCTGGCCGCGTTTGTCGGCAAGGAGGATGCCTTCCTGCTCAATTTCGGTTACCAGGGCATGATCTCGATCATCGACTGCCTGCTGACCCCCCGCGACGTGGTCGTCTACGATGCCGAGGCGCACGCCTGCATCATCGACGGACTGCGCCTGCACAAGGGCAAACGCTTCGTTTTCGGACATAACGACATGGAGTCGCTGCGTCTGCAGTTGCAGCATGCCACGGATCTGGCCGAGGAGCAGAACGGCGGCGTGCTGGTGATCACCGAGGGCGTGTTCGGCATGAAGGGCGACCTGGGCAAGCTCGACGAGATCGTGGCGCTGAAGAAGGATTTCCAGTTCCGTCTGTTGGTGGACGACGCCCACGGCTTCGGTACGATGGGTCCGGGCGGTCGCGGCACGGCGGCGCATTTCGGCGTTGTCGACGGCGTGGACGTGCTCTTCAACACCTTCGCCAAGTCGATGGCCGGGATCGGCGCTTTCGTGAGCGGTCCCCGCTGGCTGATTAACCTGCTGCGCTACAACATGCGTTCGCAGCTTTACGCCAAGTCGCTCCCGATGCCGATGGTGATCGGCGCGCTGAAGCGTCTGGAGCTGATCCGCAACCACCCCGAATTCCAGGAGAAACTCTGGGAGAACGTCCGTGCGCTCCAAAGCAGCCTGAAAGAGAACGGGTTCGAGATCGGTGTGACCAACTCGCCGGTGACGCCCGTCTTCCTGAAGGGCGGCATTCCCGAGGCCACGAATCTGGTCGTGGACCTGCGCGAGAACCACGGTATTTTCTGCTCGATGGTGGTTTATCCCGTGATTCCGAAGGGTGAGATCATCCTGCGCATCATCCCGACGGCGGTGCATACGCTGGAGGATGTGAAGGTTACGATTGAGGCTTTCAAGGCCGTTCGCGAGAAACTCGAAACCGGCGTATACGCTTCGATGCCCATTCCGGCACGTGCCGACGAAGGGTTTATGGTCCGCTAAAGGCGGTTTCCGATACGGATGTCCCCGGCTTTGCGGCCGGGGACATTTTGTTTTTGACAAAAGTAGCCGAAAAATTTTGCAGAATAAATTTTTCATTTTATATTTGCAGTCTCGAAACGCAGGAAACGATGTTTTCCCGGGGCGGAGAAGATAGCTTTTGCGGAAATAGCTCAGTTGGTAGAGCGCAACCTTGCCAAGGTTGAGGTCGCGGGTCCGAGTCCCGTTTTCCGCTCTTAATAAACGAGTGATAATCAATAAATTATCGCTCGTTTTTCTTTTTCTACCGTGTGTTACAGATGTCCGTTGTGTAACACAAAATGCCTTGAAATCGCCGTTTGTGATACAGAGTGTGATACATAAAATCGTGCACTACTGTCCCGTAAAAGCGGGCAAGTCGGTCTTTGAAATAGTTGAAACATAGTCTATTAGAAGTAATTTTTCATGTGCGACGATTTGAATTTGTAATTTTGCAGCCCATAAAGGGACTGCTCTATGAACAAAGACAAATATGTATTCGCTCAATTGGTTGCATTTCTCGACAACAACAAGTTCCGTCACCTGGTTGACAAGTATGATGGGAACAGGTATGTCAAGAACTTCACCTGCTGGAATCAGCTCATGGCACTCATGTTCGGACAACTCTGTAACCGTGAGAGCCTGCGTGATGTTGTCGTTGCATTGGAGACTCACCAATCCAAATGTTATCACCTTGGAATGGGGCGTAATCCAATAGCGAAAACGACATTTGCCACTCGAAATTCTACATCAAACCACAACTATCCTCGCGCTGCCGTTAAGGACGGCCGAGTTGTATCTTATCGAAATTCTACATCAAACCACAACACCTTACTTACGTATTTTACGCAGTATCCTGTTGTATCTTATCGAAATTCTACATCAAACCACAACACGCCTTTGCTCTTCTCCGTGTAGATCATCGTTGTATCTTATCGAAATTCTACATCAAACCACAACTTCAAGCCGTTCAATTACGTAAGGGGGCGCGTTGTATCTTATCGAAATTCTACATCAAACCACAACAAGGCGATGGACCTGTATCCACGGCATTCCGTTGTATCTTATCGAAATTCTACATCAAACCACAACCAATCGTCGCAGTTACCTGTTGCATCATCGGTTGTATCTTATCGAAATTCTACATCAAACCACAACAAGGCGCGGTATAATATCCCGGACGAGTTGTTGTATCTTATCGAAATTCTACATCAAACCACAACTTACCCAAGGGCACAAAAAGAGTCGCCTGAGTTGTATCTTATCGAAATTCTACATCAAACCACAACGATAAATGATATACATGCTTTCCTATATCGTTGTATCTTATCGAAATTCTACATCAAACCACAACAGCAGCGATCTCTTGATACGTTCGCCTTGTGTTGTATCTTATCGAAATTCTACATCAAACCACAACACGCCGACACTCTTCTTGCTTACTGGGATGTTGTATCTTATCGAAATTCTACATCAAACCACAACAGCGAGTTCGCCATAAGCTCGGCCACTCAGTTGTATCTTATCGAAATTCTACATCAAACCACAACGTCGGGCCTCATATTGATTGATAAAGTGTTACTTACGGGC
This Alistipes shahii WAL 8301 DNA region includes the following protein-coding sequences:
- a CDS encoding site-specific integrase, with amino-acid sequence MKEKEVIRLRRKATQSGESLYLDIYFKGKRRYEFLRLYLIPERTKADRLKNEQTLRLAIAIKSRRTIELFNNKYGFATEKPDVNLIEYIQLVAANKLKQGRIGIKGTFDTLVYHLTKYHGDKIALQDIDIRYVKGFVQYLSTAIARTSGEVLKSSSQHNIYTSLKIIIHQAIKDELVTSDPTKSVDPPRMVLPHKEHLTEEELKRLIQTPCPKEMVKRSFLFCCFTGLRISDVQKLIWKEVVTTNNETYINFRQKKTKIENYVPLSENAISVLPSKRENTETDSVFDLPKESTIRKVLKKWVSDSGIDKHITFHCARHTCATLLLNSGVDIYTVKEILGHTDIGTTMQYAKVVDKTKREAVNSIPVLY
- a CDS encoding YaaA family protein, producing MQLLLSCAKTMTERSSVPTPRTTRPAYRSEASELAAGLATLPTDELARLLRVNRRIAAENRLRYGRFHGDDDAAIPALTAYTGIVFKRIDPASFTDADFEYAQRHLNITSFLYGLLRPLDAIRTYRLEGDAVLPGRGDETMFSYWQSRLTDDLLGRIHADDGILVNLASGEMKRLFDWKRICREARVITPEFRVREGDRLKTVVVYTKMCRGEMTRHILKNRIADPATLRSFEWEGFRLDPALSKGDDWVFTL
- a CDS encoding helix-turn-helix domain-containing protein; protein product: MRTELQTELQEIKQLLLLNNKTVLTPDEVSLMYGLSKDYLYHLTSERVIPFHKPNGKKIFFDKEEVENWLLQNRQDTVEETQQKATLYNLKNKGGVR
- a CDS encoding PL29 family lyase N-terminal domain-containing protein, yielding MKKILSVFCIATLLFASCSDEYEDSKLWQNVNDLKDRIASLEKTVQTMNSDIGSIQSIVDAINARDYIVKIEELADKSGYTITFAKGNTITIKHGKDGIDGKDSHIIGIDIYEGIYYWTITTNGNKTWLLDNDGNKLKVSGVDGKTAYDLAVEKGYKGTLEEWLESLKGSGSEGKSAYELAVEKGYEGTLDEWLESLKGSNGSDGQDGSNGKSAYELAVEKGYSGTIEEWLESLNGTDGKDGSDGENGKDGITPILGVDSEGYWTIDMGNGVQRLKDANGEDVKAIGQDGTDGKDGVDGSSFFNNVRYDDNFVYFTFTDGKTVSIPLSKGVSFTVIGVSAEQSFEYGETRTFDIVQNNIAKISISKPDGWKVSVLGDIMTVIAPPQENTFAEESGEIAITAMGTDSKSFVMFLFSVKVEPYIQFKDSKFEEYILANFDKDGNGSISQSEANEIISINCNNMGIESLDEIKQFLNLKVLYFFKNQVTSLDVKDCKNLTTLGCIDNPITSLDVSQCINLAILQCGSSYGSPKYLKSLKVNKTIKHIDCRWSLITSLDASNCIKLEQIYVPDNKLKTLSLNNCTQLNSIICYTNEIPELNIEGCINITDIDCRYNALTTLDVSGCPNLESLTCDNNPNLTLYFKTGQFIENLTKDVHTQIVYK
- a CDS encoding dicarboxylate/amino acid:cation symporter; translation: MKFKFGLLPRVVLAIALGVACGFFLPGWATRIALTFNAIFGQFLGFAIPLLILGLVAPGIADLGRNAGRLLALTAALAYAFTLFSGFGTYLTGRLLFPALLEGSAAVLPEEGAALAPYFTVEMPPVMGVMSALVLAFVLGLGMAYIRSVTLKAAMDDFKRIIELVILRVIIPLLPFYIFGIFLSMTQSGQVAGVLDVFVKLIAVIFCMTVVLLLVQFSVAGLAARKNPLKMLRTMLTAYMTALGTQSSAATIPVTLAQTVKLGVRPELASFVVPLCATIHLSGSMMKITACALAVSMIAGLDIPASTFAGFILLLAVTMVAAPGVPGGAIMAALGLLESMLGFDETLAGLMIATYIAMDSFGTATNVTGDGAVAVIVDAIDRRR
- a CDS encoding aminotransferase class I/II-fold pyridoxal phosphate-dependent enzyme; this translates as MVDIFARLEKNAGGPIGQYMSYAHGYYAFPKLEGDIGPHMVFRGKKMLNWSLNNYLGLANHPEVRKADAEGAAQFGMAAPMGARMMSGQTVYHERLERELAAFVGKEDAFLLNFGYQGMISIIDCLLTPRDVVVYDAEAHACIIDGLRLHKGKRFVFGHNDMESLRLQLQHATDLAEEQNGGVLVITEGVFGMKGDLGKLDEIVALKKDFQFRLLVDDAHGFGTMGPGGRGTAAHFGVVDGVDVLFNTFAKSMAGIGAFVSGPRWLINLLRYNMRSQLYAKSLPMPMVIGALKRLELIRNHPEFQEKLWENVRALQSSLKENGFEIGVTNSPVTPVFLKGGIPEATNLVVDLRENHGIFCSMVVYPVIPKGEIILRIIPTAVHTLEDVKVTIEAFKAVREKLETGVYASMPIPARADEGFMVR
- a CDS encoding phage/plasmid replication protein, which codes for MFDTININLKSIDTHQLNFVKTVTRDLNVDTTTSRYGTTYTSHIDNLTIRTTTQGVSIGNGSLCKFLYGNNIVNFTRTDTRLAFEKLSDTLHISLNNATVSRMDVAYNFDVTYPPESYFYHLGNLPYYKRLEQMFYKGVEGLYYSSVSDKKQLVFYDKIKETTNRKDYVPPEYQNKNLLRYELRLKNRIKQIFKVNKVTVPMLYDVEFYNRIVDYWKSEYRKIVKQNEYEIDITDCKGIRDLNKIGILLLVEQQGGMNEFFKKLDQQYNTGRLDKRQRSEIKRQTKELMQNNSIGVVRSPLIEELNTLVEGV
- a CDS encoding radical SAM protein — protein: MTALFHDIIFGPVHSRRLGLSLGVNLLPLSSKLCSFDCIYCECGWNAEHPGGRRFNSREDVRTQLEATLRRMVADSTPPDVITFAGNGEPTMHPDFEAVIGDTIALRDALCPAAKVSVLSNATQIHRDSVRRALLRVDNNILKLDSAFDATVRRMNNPQSASYTVRGIVEAMKRFDGRMILQTMFLRGECGGQPVDNTTEEEVSAWLRLVAEIRPRQVMVYSLDRDTPCPTLEKVTKEELQAIAARVEALGIPCSVA